The Pontibacter korlensis sequence CAGGGTAATGATTTTGTGGCAGAAAACCTGACTATAGAAAATGCTGCAGGACCGGTGGGGCAGGCGGTAGCGCTGCATGTAGAGGGCGACAGAGCCGTTATCCGGAACTGCCGCCTGATTGGTAACCAGGATACCTTATATGCCGCCACCGAAGGCAGTCGCCAGCTATACCAGGATTGCTACATAGAGGGTACTACCGACTTTATCTTTGGGGAGGCAACGGCGGTGTTCCAGAACTGCACAATCAAAAGCCTGAAGAACTCCTACATTACGGCTGCGGCTACCTCGCCAAGCCAGAAGTATGGCTTTGTGTTTATCAACTGTAAACTGATAGCAGATGCTGCCGCTGAGAAAGTATACTTGGGTCGCCCCTGGAGACCTTATTCCAAAACTGTTTTCATCAATACTGAAATGGGCAACCACATTCGTGCTGAGGGCTGGGACAACTGGCGCAACCCAGAGAACGAGAAGACGGTGCTGTACGCGGAGTATAACTCGAAGGGTGCCGGAGCCAACGCTAAAAGCCGTGTAGGCTGGTCGAGGCAGCTGTCGGCGAAGGAGGTGAAGCAGTATACGTTAGAAAATATTTTCACTGACTGGAAGCCACTACTTCAGTAAGTATAAACTATAAGCTCATGAACTTGGACTCTTGTTTACGTGCAGCGCGGCTGCTTATACTTAGTATGCTTCTATTGACTGGAGGAACGGCAGTTGCTCAAGCACAACAGAAAGTATGGAAGCTGAATTCTCTTAAATCAACAGGCGCACACAAGCCGGAGGTATGGGGCCAGCCTGAGGTGGTAAAAACAAAAGCAGGGAAAGCGATAAAGTTTGATGGGCAGGACGATGGCCTGCTGCTAGACACTAATCCTATCGCTGGTGCAGATGAGTTTACGATTGAGGTAGAGCTGAAACCGTATGCTGCCTACCCTGAGAATGTGGAGCAACGCTTTCTGCACATTCAAGACCCCAGCAACGATAAGCGCAGAATTCTGATCGAGCTCAGGCTTGATGACAAAGGGCAATGGTATCTTGATCTCTTCATGCGTACCGAAGATGCTTCACTTACTTTAATCGACTCCACTAAGACACACCCTGTTAACGAGTGGGCAACGATCAGACTGACTTATAAAAACGGACAGCTAAAAGGCTATGTGAACGGGGTCGAGGAGCTATCTGGAGAGATAGTGTACCTGCCGATCAGTTCCACTGCCAAAACCTCCCTAGGCACCCGCATGGATAAACGCTCCTGGTTTAATGGAGAGATAAGGACAGTAAGGTTTAGCCATCAGGTAAAGTAGGCATTTTGATTTTGTGTTAGGGATTAGTGAGTACAGGTCCTGAATCATGTTAGGTAGTCTTTTATTTGTTCATCATTAACCACCCCTGACTCCTCCTTGACTTTAAGGGAAGAGCAGCAAGGACGGGATCCATTCAAAACTAATCCCAGTCTTTCCGTTGAGCGCCTTGTGAGATCCGGTGCCGCGCAGGCGGCAGCACCCTGGCGCAGGAGGGAACACAGCGCGATGCGGAGAGACGAGGCCCCGCGGCCTTGAGCGCTCCAAAACCAGATTTGAAACTTATCAGGAGTAAATTATGTGGAGGATGAACAGCGACTACGCTCGCAAAGGCATTAAAAAGTCCTCCTAAAAATATTAGGAGGACTTTTATACTATATGCTTAAACAGCTACTAGAGTGAGATACCGCGTTTCCAAGGAATGAAATCATCCTGATCCAACAGCTGCGCTTTCGTTTTGATATTGCCGCTGGCTACCTCGATAATGAAGTCCAGCATTTCGGCACCCATTTCCTCAATGGTTTTCTCACCAGCGATTACTGGGCCTGTATCCACATCGATGATGTCTGGCATACGCTGCGCCAACTTGCTGTTAGAAGATACTTTGATAACCGGCGTTACAGGGTTTCCTGTAGGTGTTCCTAAACCAGTCGTGAAAAGTATAATATTGGCTCCTGAGCCAGCCATAGCCGTGGTGCTTTCCACGTCGTTGCCAGGAGTGCAGAGTAACGTTAAGCCAGGTTTGTTGGCATACTCCGTATAATCCAGCACATCTACTACTGGGGAGGTACCACCTTTTTTGGCTGCACCCGCAGATTTGATCGCATCTGTGATCAGGCCGTCCTTAATGTTACCCGGGCTAGGGTTCATGTCGAAGCCAGAGCCGACTGCCTCAGCTGCATAAGCATAGGCGCGCATCAGTTGCACAAAACGGTCGGCTGTCTTCTCATCTACGCAGCGGTTAATCAGCTCTTGCTCCACACCGCACAGCTCCGGGAACTCCGAAAGTATAGATTTGCCACCCAGCGCCACGATCAGGTC is a genomic window containing:
- a CDS encoding LamG-like jellyroll fold domain-containing protein, with the translated sequence MLLLTGGTAVAQAQQKVWKLNSLKSTGAHKPEVWGQPEVVKTKAGKAIKFDGQDDGLLLDTNPIAGADEFTIEVELKPYAAYPENVEQRFLHIQDPSNDKRRILIELRLDDKGQWYLDLFMRTEDASLTLIDSTKTHPVNEWATIRLTYKNGQLKGYVNGVEELSGEIVYLPISSTAKTSLGTRMDKRSWFNGEIRTVRFSHQVK
- a CDS encoding pectinesterase family protein, whose protein sequence is MKNLFTLFILLIASLQLVAQQKTYPSSFTVAQDGSGDFTTIQEAVNAVRDLSQQQVTIHIKNGVYKEKLVIPTWKTKISLVGESKEGTIITNSDYSGKAYPGKDFTGNDKYSTYTSYTVLVQGNDFVAENLTIENAAGPVGQAVALHVEGDRAVIRNCRLIGNQDTLYAATEGSRQLYQDCYIEGTTDFIFGEATAVFQNCTIKSLKNSYITAAATSPSQKYGFVFINCKLIADAAAEKVYLGRPWRPYSKTVFINTEMGNHIRAEGWDNWRNPENEKTVLYAEYNSKGAGANAKSRVGWSRQLSAKEVKQYTLENIFTDWKPLLQ